GCGGGAATGTCTATTTTTTTACCCTTTTTTAAGCTCTTTGCTTCACTTCCTGGAGCAGCTGCTTTTTCCTCCACTCTCTGAAGCGCTCATAATCTCTTATTAAGCGTTCTTTATCGAATCCCTGTTCAGATAAGCAATTAAGAAGCTTGTCTGTAATCGCCATGTTTTCGCCTCTTTCATTCCATCGAACAGTACGCTCTGTAACTCCAGCAAGTAAAGCCAACTCATTAATATTAAGATTTTGCTGCTCACGGGCTTTCTCAATAGGGTTTTTCATGTAAACATTCCTCCTTATTTAAAATAAAACAGGGGAATAACAGCAACCCTTTCGGATCGTCCGTCATTCCCCCACAAATGAACGTTTTATAAGATTGAAAAACAAGATAGATTGATAGATTTTCGACAAAAAAGTTTAGAATTTCTAAGCTTTCCCTGTTTAATCTGAACTAGATATAGTGCATAATATAACTATCCGGAAAAGTTATCTATTTGAGAACATTTCCGTAAACATTGTATAATACAATAACGTGAATGAACCTTTATAAAATGATTTGCGGTCATTTAAAGGTTTCAAGGTGAGACTATTCAGCTGGTTGGGGAACCGTTAATATAGATTTAGGGGGATCTGAATCTATATATTTGGGCTGGATAGTCTCTTTATTTTTGCCTTTTTTTCACGCCTCGTATTATGTAAGTGTTTTATTTTCTTGCTTATTGTTATCTTATCAGAATATTTTTAGTGTTTTAACCTTTTGCAAGTAATTCAATAGTAACGAGCAAGTTTTTTAAAAAAATCGCATTTCACTTGTAAATTACTTGTTTGTATTGCTATTGTCTTCAATAAATTTGTCTAGATCCTCTTGTTTAACCCGCCATTCCCGGCCAAACTTAGAGCCTCTTATTTTACCTTCCTTTAGATAATTCCTAATCGTGTTAGGCCTCAACTGAAGGATTTCACATAAATCATCTATAGTTAGCATTTTACTCATAATGTAATCTCCCCTATCGCGATATTTTGTTTTATTATTATCGTTTATTAACGTATAGTAACATCTTACATCAGACATGTTTGGTAGTGCAACCATAATTAACCTACAATTCCAATATAAAAACCCCACCCGACTCACGGTTTTATATTTCACTCCTCATGTTGCTATCTTTAAAGTCGGGCATTTTTGTCACATTTGTCTAAATGAAAGTCGGGCATTTTTGTCACATTTGTCATCCAAACACAACCCTTTCCCGGCTTTTGAAAAAGGAAACGGAATAAATAATGGAGCGGTAGTAAAACTACTTATCTTGCAACACTGGAGGGCTTTTCTTCAGGAAAGGTACGGGTTGTATTTTTGAGAAAGATCACTCAAAAATCTCCACCCTTTTCACCTTGCCTTACGAAATTTTGGCGGTGCTTGGATATCGCCAAGCCGACATACCCAAAACGAGGAATTTCAGGAATCGGCTTGTTCGAACTATTATACCGCCAAAACCGCCTGTACTTTCGATCAGTAATATCTTGCTTTTACGGTTATGAAGTGACGTTCAGTTCGTGGGGTTCAGCCCCCACACGACTAGCCAATACCTCCACCCCAAAACAAGGGGGGAAGCAAGATCATTAAGTTTTTTTAAAAAAACCTCGCCCTACTCACGGTTTGGAGCGGTAAAAAAAGCAGCGGCTCATAAAAGCTGCTGCTTAATAGCTCACATTCTCGGAAAAACTAAGACAACTGCAATAATCCAAACAGAAAACACAAAGACTTCCATCAATCTATTAAAACGATATTGCCCGCGCTTTTCATCATCTTCTTCATACATCATAAAACGCTTGTAATACATTCCTTTAACGATCCCCACACCTACCATAACCACAGTTACAAAAATAATAAGCCATTGCATATCAGAAAAAATCATTTCTTCCCCTCCTTATAAAAGCTGCTGCAATTCGTAATTTTCAACGCTCCATTCCCCCTCGAAATGCTCTAACCATACTTTCATTTCATACTGTGAAACAGTTTTATTGCCTCCTACTGTTAAGGCCTGGTCAAAAACGATTGTTACCAGGGAAGAATCCTCGTCTATTCTGTTAAAATATGATTCTTTAATTTTTACACTTGATGAATATTCAGCCTCTATTTTCGATATTTCATAGCTCTCCGTTGTTTTCTGTACTTCCTGGAGCTTTGACCTTGCTTTCCCTTTAACTTGCTCTAAGAGCTTCCCTTTAACGTCTGAAGCGGTCTGATTATCAAAAGTAAACATGGTTTTCACAAATTTCTCTCCCATCACTTTTAATTTTTCATTGTTTTCCTTAGAGGCCTCTAGTTTGGATTCTAAGCGCTCTTTTTCTTTCTGAAGGTGTTCCCCTTCGCTTTGGGCCTCTCGTACAGCAGAAGTTAGGAGAACGTTAAATACAAGGGATATAATCAGTAATGCCCCCGTAATGATTAAAGCTAAGATCTTCTTATTCATTTAAAATATCCTTCCCCTCGGATTAAGTTTCCGGCCGTTTTGGTGGAGCTCTAAGTGCAAATGTTCCCCGGTGCTGCTTCCGGTAGTACCGCAAAGTCCTATCTGCTGCCCCTGGCTTACTGTTTGCCCTGGCTTTACTGATATATCCGACAAGTGAGCATATACCGTTATGAGGCCGTTTCCATGATCTATATATATACGCTGTCCGAATCCTACACTATGATTACTAGGATTCTGCCACCCTGCGCGGGTTACTGTACCGGACTTAACAGCAACGATAGGCGGGTTTGATCGGTTACAACTGAAGTCTGTTCCGAAATGTGTGTTTGGTAATCCTGTAAAGGGATCTATCCGTGTTCCGTATTCTGAAGTGATCTTTGTATCTATTGGTTTTATGAATCCGTAACTGTTAGGATCCGCTCCAACTGCAACCGCTGATCCTTCAAAATACCGCAATACGTTCTCGACATAATTAATATCACCGTAACGATCCCACCCTGTTTTTTCTTCCATCATGGCAGAAAAGGCAGCTGCAACCTCTTTAGAATAACCGCCCCTCTCCAGGGCATAAGGGATAAAACCTCCCCCGAAATTATAAGCCTGGAGAGTCAATTTAATATCTCCTTTAGCTTTTTTTAGCATCTTCGAGAAATACTTAACCCCTGCATCAATGCTTACAATAGGATTCTGAATAGTGTTAGGGGGCAATCCCAGGCTTTCACTTGCTTGCATAGGATCGCCACCCCTGCCCCCGCTTTCTTGCATCATTTTGGCTAGTAAAATCTCTGTATATCCTGCAACTCCGTACTGCTCCGCGTATTTTCTAACTAACGGCTCATATCTTCTAACCTCCTGGGAAACTACCGCTTTACCTCCCACGCCTCCCTCTGGTAAAACTGAAGTGCTTTGATGTTTTGCGAATGGAGCAAAAACTAATAGGAGCGGCAGCATGAGAAGAATTGGAACCACAATCACTAACAAACGCCAATTCCTAACCAGGAAGAGACCTATTCCTACATATCCCATATGTTAATCCTCCCGGTTAGCGTATTGTTCCTTGTATGCTTTAGGATCAATAATTTTCATTTCTTCCGGTGTATGGTCTACATGGATATGAACCCGGTTATTCCCTACAACATAAATTCCCTGTCCTTTTTTGGCCTTCAATAGAACTTCTTCTTCTTGCTCTGATAGCTTCATAACCTTCTTTTCTTTTATGTCGTCTATATCTGTTGAATCCAGGCCTAGAATCATTTTGCAAAGAGAATTCCCTATTATGGCCTTACCGTAATTCCTGTGGCCTTCAATAGCTGACAAGTAATCCTCTAGCTGTTGTGTCGCTACTGTAGCACCGCCCTTATACTTACGGATCCGCTTATAGATCTGAAAAAGGAATTTCATAGCTTGGGGGTTATCCGGATCGGCCATTATATGGGCTTCATCCACGTATAACCGCTTTGTTCCTTCTCCCTGGGTGATTTCATCCCACAAGTAAGATAAAACGTTGTACATAGCCGCCTGTTGTGAATCTGACTCGTTCTCCAGGTCCTTCAAATCAAAACAAATCAAATCGCTGTTTAGATCCACATTAGTATGACCGTTAAATAAGCGGCTGTTTGAACCATGAACATACATCCATAAGATCTCTTTAAATGGTTTTAATTCCGGGTGCTCTTTTATGTTTATCATGTCGTAAAAATCCTCTAAGATTGGAAAATCAGTTGATTCATAAGCTTTTAAATCAGTATCAAAGTCAATTCCTTTAGATTCATAGGTTGCTAGTAAATAACGTTCAATGAGTGAGTTTTCATGAGGGGATATGTCTTTTTTAATGAGTTTGAAAAAGATCTTTAACCGCTGGATTTTCTGATAAAGCAGCTGTGTTTCATTCTCGAAATCATCACCCTCCGTGTCTATATCTCCCCTATCCTGGTAATGTCTAATTTCTAAGGGATTGATTAACGTTTTACTCATTACGGAAAGGCTTATAACCTGGCCTCCTAATCTTTTAAAGGCTCTTGCAAACTGCCTTTCTGGATCTATAGCAAGGATCTTAATTCCTTGCTGATAATAGCGGATCATATCTTTCAACATGTAAAAGGTCTTTCCTTTACCTGTTTGACCTATAGCAAACTCATTATGCGAATCTAAGCTGTACTGATCCACTACAACTAAGGATCCTGTTGTCATATTTTCACCTTTAATTACGCCTGTTGAATGAAATATTTCTGATTCATCATAAGGAAAAAGGCTTGAAGCCGCTTCAGCATCCATTGTTCTATATGTCCATTCCGGTAAAGTATTATCGGTTGTCGGCAGCATGGATTTAAAAGCCGGGAGCATTTGATTTTTTGGTGTGTAGCCTTTTAACCCTTTTCTTGATAGGATCCCTTCAAGCTGTCTTTCCATTCTTTCTAATTTCTCCAGGGAATCCGCTTGTAAATGTAAGTACATATGAACTTGAAATACCTTTGAAGTACCCCCGGACTGAAGTTTTCTTAACAACTCTCTGGAACTGTCTAGCTGCTGCTCGGTCTCAATTTCCCTTTCTGGTGTTAAGCTCCTTTTGCCTTTTAATCTTACGTCTAAATCCATAATGGAGCGATTAAGGCTTTTAATCATAGCTGTAGGGGAAGCAGGCTCTAAATGAGTGCTAATTGAAAGGTTATCTTTGAATCTATACAATTCTGTGAGCCAATTCCCCCGCCTCACTCCAGGGAAATCAACTACACAAATAGTTTTCGAGAAATTCTTTCCTAACTGTAAATAATCAATATCCTCATGGATGTGAGCGGGAGCTATTGAATCACGAATGGTTATTTCATCTTGCTTCTCCCCTAACCAGGCCTCTACATCTGTTTTTTGATCTTGTTTGGTGAATAATTTTGGCATTTTCATTTATTCATTACCTCCTGTTATTAGCTGCTGTATATCATCTTTAACCGGGAAAATTTGAGCGGATTGATAATCAAAGAACGTATGAAAGTATTTGATAATATCGTTGTTTGAGGCATCCTCAATGTTTAATTCAAGGTCATGCTCCAGGTCGCTCCTTATTGATACGGTCCTTTCCTGCAATTCCTCCAGGGCCTCAATATAATCTGACTCGCTGCTGCCCCTTATCTGTTGACTGTATATTAAGTACCGCTGCCGCTGAATCATCCTCCGGGAGCGGGTGAACGTATCAGCATATTTGATATATTGCTTTAACAGCTGCTTTTTTATTTCATCCTGGGTGTTTTCTAACGTTTCCTTTTGAACGGCTATATACTTTGTTAGATCCACGGGCTGCGAAACTATAACTTGTTGAATCGGATACTCTAGACCCATTAAAAAATCCTCGTATTTATCGAAAACTTGATTCATTTCAAAATTGCTCATAAGCTCCATGTTCCGGGTACTAACCTTTAATATTTTCACTAGCTTGTTATCTGGAGTAATAAGAAGCCCTGCATGAATAGCTTTGATGGGTATATGTTTTTGAACGGTGTTTTTCTTTGCTTCCTCTTTAAATTTTTTATAGCCCTTAAAGGTTGGTTTTATCATTGTCGAACCTCTCTTTCTTGTATGAGAATCTTTTTTGCTTCAATGCGTAAATCAAACCAGCTTTTACGTTGTACATAACTGGTATGTTCTTTCTAACTGGCCTGTCATACACCAGGTAAAGGGGAACGCCAATTAAACAAACAATCAAACCAGCTTTTACAAGAATACTTACAGAAGGCATGTAAAATATTCCTACTGATAATAAAGCAGAAGGAGCTAATGCTTTTATTAGCTCCTTAACCTTTACATCACCGAATATTGATAAGCCTTTTTCAACGTTTTCTGGTATGAGAAATTCCTTTTTTTCTGCCATAAAGTAACTCTCCTTCCTACATGACTAATCCGCCAATCCATTTCATGATTACTCCAGCGGTTAAAACTAAGATCAAAATACCTCCTGTTCCCTTCATGGATTCAACAATTTCCGATTTTCTGTGTTGATTTGTTCCCGAAAACTTATACATAAGGCCATAAACCATAATGGCTACGGTTGCAGCGGGGATTGATAGACCTAAAATTAAATTTCCAATACCATCAAGAACGTTTTCAAACATGGCTTCCGGTGATTCTGCCGCAAATACAAGCCCCGGGGCTGCTGTAATAGCTCCGAATGTCATAAACTGAACCGATTTTTTAAATATTTTGTTGTCCTTCAATCTTTTAATCATAAAATCCCATCCTTTTTTATTTTGATTTGAATAATCTAAACAGCCGTTTGATGATTTTCACACTGAGAAACAAGTAAATTACCGCAAAAATTAATCCGGTCATTCCTGCCGCTTTTTCAATCCATGCTGGAAAGTCTGCAAAGTAAATCCAATAATCGAACACGGAAGCGATTGAAGCCACTATAAGGAAGACCGCTCCTAACATTAAAAGATTCACTATTTTCATGACATACCCCCTTTTATAAGTCTCAATAATGCATAGATGATTAAGTAATTTATTTTTTTAAGCCAGCTATAAAGCCGACAAATGCGGAACCAATAATTACAACAATGGCAATCAAGCCTGCTATAAGATCAGTTGAAATCATTTAAAATTTACCCCCCTTTAGGGAACGAGAAGCTAAGGGAGCTGTTACCCATAATATAAATAACTCAAGCCAACTTTTGACGTACATGCTGACAAGCACCGCACTAGATAGGGCCATAAACAGAGCCAAAACGATAGTAATTGTCATTAAAAATTCCTCCTTTTTATTGTATAGATGATTAAATGGTTAGCTTCTAAACACATCCTTTACGGCTCTCCATGCAAGCATCCATAAACGAAACATGCTATCAAAAGAATTTGAGATCATTTTGAAAACCATATAAAGAAACAATCCTAATGCAAGAAATCCTCCGAATAGTAACGCTGCAACTTCTAAAAACTCTGAAGCGCTCACTATTTATCACCCCCTTTGTGCTTTTTTAGGTACTGGATTAATGCAAGCTCAACAATTTCCCGCTTCTTCATTCCGTTTTCCAGGGCATAAAGTGACATTTCATAGAAAACCTTTTTATTAATGGTTGCTGTTAAATTCGCTTCTTCCTTTGGCTGCATTTTATTATCCCCCTCCCTTCCATGTTATGTTGTTTTAATGTATAGATGATTATATTTCTTCTTGTTTCCAATATTACATGGTTACATTAAACAATGCAAGCATTATTTTCAGACAATTTTAAAAGGCTGCTCACCTGGAGCAACCTTTAACCGATTTAAAATATTTTGTTTTCGCTCATGAAAGCCTCATATAGGCAGGATTCAATATAAAAATGGAGCGGAACCCCTTTTTCTGTAGATCCTTCATGTGCTACCTCATAAATATGTAGCGGAATTGTAACAGAAAAAGGCTCTTTCCCTTCGCCTGGAAGGTCTGGAATCCCCTCATATACTCCATTTTCAATTGATTCTCCAATAAGAAAGCTAATACTTAAATAATGATCCTCGGCATACTGATAGATCTTTTCTTTTAGAAGCTGATTGATTGGAACTGTTATTTTCCTGGTTTCTCCTTCACTTTCGATTAATGCCCGGTGCTGATCCGGCAGCTTCTCAAAATAATCAGATACAAGCAAACCGATAAAAGCCCCTTTTTTCATATCGAACCGCTCTTTCAATTCATCCACTTTTTCAATTAAATGAACAGGCATAGAAATAGCAAAATGCTCTTTCTCCAGGATTACCGTACTTTCTAAATTCAATATTTGTTCCTTTGTTATGTCGTTCTCAAATTGGTTAGAAATCGCGTACATAATCATAGCAGCTTGTGACACTCCTAAATTATTAGAAGCTGCTAATATTCGTTTTTTCGCTTTTTCTGACAATTTGATTGAAACTCTCCTGGTGTCTCCCCGGTTTAATCTTGGCACGTAATCCCTCCTTTACCTTTTAATCATCTATCCCCATTTTAGAGTATTCTTAACCGTTGCTCAAATACCTCCAAATGCACCCCAAAAGAGAGGGAAAAGCTAAATAAAATATAAGCTCTAACCCCATATTCCACCCTCGTATGAGGGGACGGCAGAGTTAAAACCATGCTTACGGCATGGTAAAAGCCATGCTGCGCATGGTCTGGGGTTTATGACTGCCGTTTTGTTGATTTTCATACAGTAATCATTTATACTTGATTTTAAGCATAGTATAACGTATGAAGTAGGGCAAAATACAGCCTTACTTATTTATTACAACGTTTTAATCATCTATGCATTAAAACAACCAAAATAAAAAGGTAAAAGGAGTGTTTAAAAATGGCTGTTAAAGCTAGAAAAACTTATTCCCTTGATAGTGAATTGGCTTCCAAGTTTGAGCAGATTTGCAAAGAGAAGGATATACCTTACTCAACCATGATAGAAAGATTACTCGAACAATTGATAACAAAGAATGATGAATTGTTCGTTGATGAACTTTACGCTCCGCGGATCTCTGGCATGGTTGAAAGTGCTGTTAAAAAGGAGGTGGACCGGTTAGCAAAGATGGTTTATAACAACCATGTTGATACAAACGCGGTACTAATTGGAATCCCTTCTCTCTATAAAAAGATTCAAAAAGGAATGGAGGAATCCCTGGTTAATTACATGAACCCTCAATTACTCCAGGATGACATATCCCCGCTGTATGCAGGATTCGTTTATGGTGAACATGGAGTGCAAATGATTAATTCATTACGAAACAAATCAAGAGAAGATATTCAAGAAAGAAAACGAAACTCCAGGAAAGGAAAATGAATGAATGTTTTCTATCAGTTATACAAAAAAACTCA
This DNA window, taken from Halobacillus naozhouensis, encodes the following:
- a CDS encoding lysozyme family protein codes for the protein MGYVGIGLFLVRNWRLLVIVVPILLMLPLLLVFAPFAKHQSTSVLPEGGVGGKAVVSQEVRRYEPLVRKYAEQYGVAGYTEILLAKMMQESGGRGGDPMQASESLGLPPNTIQNPIVSIDAGVKYFSKMLKKAKGDIKLTLQAYNFGGGFIPYALERGGYSKEVAAAFSAMMEEKTGWDRYGDINYVENVLRYFEGSAVAVGADPNSYGFIKPIDTKITSEYGTRIDPFTGLPNTHFGTDFSCNRSNPPIVAVKSGTVTRAGWQNPSNHSVGFGQRIYIDHGNGLITVYAHLSDISVKPGQTVSQGQQIGLCGTTGSSTGEHLHLELHQNGRKLNPRGRIF
- a CDS encoding VirB4 family type IV secretion system protein, whose translation is MKMPKLFTKQDQKTDVEAWLGEKQDEITIRDSIAPAHIHEDIDYLQLGKNFSKTICVVDFPGVRRGNWLTELYRFKDNLSISTHLEPASPTAMIKSLNRSIMDLDVRLKGKRSLTPEREIETEQQLDSSRELLRKLQSGGTSKVFQVHMYLHLQADSLEKLERMERQLEGILSRKGLKGYTPKNQMLPAFKSMLPTTDNTLPEWTYRTMDAEAASSLFPYDESEIFHSTGVIKGENMTTGSLVVVDQYSLDSHNEFAIGQTGKGKTFYMLKDMIRYYQQGIKILAIDPERQFARAFKRLGGQVISLSVMSKTLINPLEIRHYQDRGDIDTEGDDFENETQLLYQKIQRLKIFFKLIKKDISPHENSLIERYLLATYESKGIDFDTDLKAYESTDFPILEDFYDMINIKEHPELKPFKEILWMYVHGSNSRLFNGHTNVDLNSDLICFDLKDLENESDSQQAAMYNVLSYLWDEITQGEGTKRLYVDEAHIMADPDNPQAMKFLFQIYKRIRKYKGGATVATQQLEDYLSAIEGHRNYGKAIIGNSLCKMILGLDSTDIDDIKEKKVMKLSEQEEEVLLKAKKGQGIYVVGNNRVHIHVDHTPEEMKIIDPKAYKEQYANRED
- a CDS encoding helix-turn-helix domain-containing protein; translated protein: MSKMLTIDDLCEILQLRPNTIRNYLKEGKIRGSKFGREWRVKQEDLDKFIEDNSNTNK
- a CDS encoding TrbC/VirB2 family protein, whose amino-acid sequence is MIKRLKDNKIFKKSVQFMTFGAITAAPGLVFAAESPEAMFENVLDGIGNLILGLSIPAATVAIMVYGLMYKFSGTNQHRKSEIVESMKGTGGILILVLTAGVIMKWIGGLVM